One window from the genome of Thermococcus siculi encodes:
- the priL gene encoding DNA primase large subunit PriL, with translation MLDPFGREARKIVKDEFGGITELLMVIPSYVGIDAALERVRWINSGEVPKGILELDDVRDLLTFYALLGALAFSPYGLEMELVKEASLGIYSLKIETAETMEGTSVPLEAVRGDYIPPRDRAILERTHHTELSPEEKKNLRLEYRIHLSKFLELWDGSLKEVYIRKGYAYLTRGQAVELWKRAFERNFDRAVNLLYEVRDELPGYYFRLYEELGKIAREHFKERLEKMGRAEAQPLRFDLFPPCVKMALGGVPAGLRNYAITVLLTSFLSYARICPNPPRRDVRIRDCVQDLSVVEKEIMPIIIEAGNRCSPPLFEDQPHEIKNIWYHLGFGLTDKPTLEDSGNSPWYFPPNCSKIRANAPELCKPDRDCRNIKNPLTYYLRKLYLENRKRKENEQAEGAENEGKGAGMEGEGK, from the coding sequence ATGCTTGATCCATTCGGGAGAGAGGCCCGGAAGATCGTTAAAGATGAGTTCGGTGGAATAACGGAACTGCTCATGGTAATACCCTCCTACGTCGGTATAGACGCGGCACTGGAGCGTGTCAGGTGGATAAACTCCGGCGAGGTACCGAAGGGTATCCTGGAGCTGGACGACGTCCGTGACCTGCTAACTTTCTACGCACTCCTGGGGGCGCTTGCCTTCTCACCCTACGGACTGGAAATGGAGCTGGTCAAAGAGGCAAGTCTGGGCATCTACTCCCTGAAGATAGAGACGGCGGAAACAATGGAAGGAACCTCGGTGCCCCTGGAGGCAGTCCGGGGCGACTACATCCCCCCAAGGGACAGGGCAATACTAGAGAGAACCCACCACACGGAGCTCTCCCCGGAGGAGAAAAAGAACCTGAGACTGGAGTACCGGATTCATCTTTCAAAGTTCCTCGAACTCTGGGACGGTTCCCTCAAGGAAGTATACATCAGGAAAGGCTACGCGTACCTGACGCGGGGTCAGGCGGTGGAGCTGTGGAAGCGTGCCTTCGAGAGGAACTTTGACAGGGCGGTGAACCTGCTCTACGAGGTGAGGGATGAACTTCCGGGATATTACTTCCGGCTCTACGAGGAACTCGGAAAGATAGCGAGGGAGCACTTCAAGGAGAGGCTCGAAAAGATGGGACGGGCCGAGGCCCAGCCGTTGCGCTTCGACCTCTTTCCCCCGTGCGTTAAGATGGCCCTCGGGGGCGTCCCCGCCGGCCTGAGGAACTACGCGATAACCGTCCTCCTGACGAGCTTCTTGAGCTACGCGAGAATATGCCCCAACCCGCCAAGGAGGGACGTCAGGATAAGGGACTGCGTCCAGGATCTGAGCGTGGTGGAGAAGGAAATCATGCCGATCATCATCGAGGCCGGAAACCGCTGTTCACCACCTCTCTTCGAGGATCAGCCCCACGAGATAAAAAACATCTGGTACCACCTCGGCTTCGGCCTCACCGATAAGCCCACCCTCGAGGACAGCGGGAACTCACCCTGGTACTTCCCGCCGAACTGCTCGAAGATAAGGGCCAACGCACCTGAACTCTGCAAGCCGGACAGGGACTGCCGGAACATCAAGAACCCGCTGACCTACTACCTCAGGAAGCTCTACCTGGAGAACAGGAAGAGAAAAGAAAATGAGCAGGCCGAAGGGGCAGAGAACGAGGGCAAAGGAGCCGGAATGGAAGGTGAGGGCAAATGA